The Streptomyces fungicidicus nucleotide sequence CGCGCGAGCGGCGAGGCCGTCCCCGGCCACGGGGCCGGCCGTCGGCGCGACGCCGCAGCCGGGCCGCATCCGCGGGCCGCGGGTCCGGGTCGGCCGGCTCGGCCTCGGCCATGTCCCGCGGTCGGGAGTGGCCCTGCTTCCGGCACGGGACGGTTTGACCTCCGCTTGACCCTGCCTGACCGGCTCTTGACCTGATCATGGCATTCGTTTTGAGCCAGCGTGATCGGGCCGTACTCAATCACCGCCCATGAGAGACGGATCACCGTGGGCACAGGTTTTCCCCAGCCTGTGCTTAGGTAAGTTAGGCCAGCCTCACCTTCACTCCGTGGGGCGGCATCGCGCATTTTCAGCCACCTGGGAGCCCTCATGCGACCCGCCAGACTCACGCTCCTCACCGCCGTCGCCACGGCGGCCGCCCTCGCCGCCGTCACCGGCTGCACCGAGAAGGGCGCCGACGCGGACGGCGACCGGGTCATCGGCGTGACGGCCACCGACGACACGTGCGAGGTGTCGACGAAGGAGTTCCCGGCCGGGCACGTCGAGCTCGCCATCGAGAACAAGGGCTCCAAGGTCACCGAGGTCTACCTGCTCTTCCCCGACGACCGGGTGGTCACCGAGCGGGAGAACATCGGCCCCGGCACCAGGCAGCGCGTCACCGCCGAGGTGAAGGCCGGCGACTACCGGATCGCCTGCAAGCCCGGCATGCGCGGCAAGGGCATACGCCAGGACGTCAAGGCCACCGGCGGGAAGGCCGTCAAGCGCGATCCCCGTCTGGACGAGGCCGTGGCCGCCTACCGCGCGTACGTGCAGGCGCAGGCCGACGAGACGCTGCCGAAGGCGGAGGCGTTCGCGAAGGCCGTCCAGGACGGTGACGTCGAGGCCGCCAGGAAGGCGTACGCGCCCTCCCGCATCGGCTGGGAGCGCACCGAGCCGGTCGCCGAGTCCTTCGGCGACATCGACCCCAAGGTCGACGTCCGCGAGGACGGCCTGGAGGACGGCCAGGACCCGGCGACCGACTGGACCGGCTGGCACCGTCTGGAGAAGGCGCTCTGGCAGGACGGGAAGATCGGCGACCGGGAGAAGGAGCTCGCCGGCCGGCTGATCACCGACCTCACGGACTGGCAGAAGCGGGTCGGCACGGCCGACATCACCCCGACCTCCATGGCCAACGGCGCCAAGGAACTCCTCGACGAGGTCGCCACCGGCAAGGTCACCGGCGAGGAGGAGCGCTACTCCCACACCGACCTGGTCGACTTCAAGGCCAACGTCGAGGGCGCCGAGAAGTCGTACGCGCTGCTGAAGCCGGTCGCCCGGGAGAACGACCCGGCGCTGACCCGGAACCTCGACAAGCAGTTCGCGGCGCTGGACGCCCTCCTCGACGAGTACCGGCCCGACACCAC carries:
- the efeO gene encoding iron uptake system protein EfeO — translated: MRPARLTLLTAVATAAALAAVTGCTEKGADADGDRVIGVTATDDTCEVSTKEFPAGHVELAIENKGSKVTEVYLLFPDDRVVTERENIGPGTRQRVTAEVKAGDYRIACKPGMRGKGIRQDVKATGGKAVKRDPRLDEAVAAYRAYVQAQADETLPKAEAFAKAVQDGDVEAARKAYAPSRIGWERTEPVAESFGDIDPKVDVREDGLEDGQDPATDWTGWHRLEKALWQDGKIGDREKELAGRLITDLTDWQKRVGTADITPTSMANGAKELLDEVATGKVTGEEERYSHTDLVDFKANVEGAEKSYALLKPVARENDPALTRNLDKQFAALDALLDEYRPDTTSYEFTPYDKVGKADRKELSDAVNALAEPLSRLAAAVVK